One Candidatus Cloacimonadaceae bacterium genomic window, CATGAGTCCGTTCTTGAAGTTATTGTAGTCGAAGGTCTTGATCTCAGAGAGTATCTCGACATTGATGGCTATCGGCAGGCAGGCTAAGCCCCAGGCATTGCTCTTGTGGGTGCTCTTTTTGATGTGGATGATATCGGCATAAGCAAAGTCCTTCTTCTGGTTGTTCTTCACTTGGATATAGTTAGGGCGAAAGAAGCCGAACTCGTCATAGTTCTCTACGATCTGCACTTCACTGGGCAGCATGCGTTCCAGACCCATCCACTGTCCCTGTGCGTTACGCATCTTGATCAAGAAGCCGTTTCCACAAGCAAGATAGAACTTGATCATCTCAGCTAAGATAGTAGTCTGGTCTTCACAGGCAGGGAACTCGGCAGCTTCCATCCAGGACTTAACCTGGCTGTTCTTGCAGTCGAACTCCATCACAGTTGCCATAGACAAGGCATCCACACATCCACTATGATACTCATCGGTATCCAGAAGGTTGAGCAGATTGCTCATCGAGTAGGGCTGAGAGACTACTTTCTTGGTCTCTGCTGCCTTGGAGATCAATTGCTTACCGACCCGGCTGCACTTGGATAAGTCAATCGGCTCTGGCTTGTATTTGGTCTCCAGGAGCTCACTGGCAGAACTGATAGCTAGGTTATAACCGCCCAGTCGCATTACTCTCATGAAGATGTTCCGGTTCCGTTTTTCAGCAATTCGATCTTGGCTATCCGAACGAGACGAGTACCGTCAATCCGACTGGTGTAATACTCCACACTGGGTAGGTCATGGTTCATCAGCTTGAGGTAGAAAGAGCGGAACTTCTCTTTGAGTTGATACAATTCTGAATCAGGATCAGATACATTCTGAGCATTGACGATCAGGAAGACTGTCCATGCCAGATCAGTATTCACATACTGTCTTGAAGTACTGTTCTTGCCTGTTTCAGAGTCCAGAATCACAATGGCACAAGGTAACTGCTTGGGGATAGCATCCTTGTTGAACTGGATGGTGGGGATATCGGAAAACCCCAATGCATCGACTATTCGATTCCGGTCTGCGATAAACTTGTCATGGGGGTTCATAGACTCACCTCTATAT contains:
- a CDS encoding phage portal protein, with product MRLGGYNLAISSASELLETKYKPEPIDLSKCSRVGKQLISKAAETKKVVSQPYSMSNLLNLLDTDEYHSGCVDALSMATVMEFDCKNSQVKSWMEAAEFPACEDQTTILAEMIKFYLACGNGFLIKMRNAQGQWMGLERMLPSEVQIVENYDEFGFFRPNYIQVKNNQKKDFAYADIIHIKKSTHKSNAWGLACLPIAINVEILSEIKTFDYNNFKNGLMIDYFMIVEGGTLRDGTVTDEQGNEVLTDAYTEIEKALIEVKGNAKSHSTVLIESENKDVKIRLEPLRQQDREGGFLSLKKDLREGIFAYHRVPARIVSQLIPGQLGGDNKSDMLMFYHFVVKPLQNRLALTLAIEFNFEFGWNLTPDDFNFGNLTEKLQSADEQLFMQNRNL